Genomic DNA from Desulfurivibrio alkaliphilus AHT 2:
AACGGCCAGGCTTACGGGGGGCGGCACCAGGCAAAACTCCGGGCCATCCTCGTGGTCCTGGCCAAAATCACTCTTAAGACCGGTGATGTTGAGTTTGGCCGCCTTTTCCAACTCCTGCAAAAGATCCTGGCCGCCCGGCGGTCGACCGTACTGGCGGTTGGCCTCGATCCGCCGGAGGATGCGGGCCGGGCTGCTGCCCTCCAGGCGCCAGCGCAGCAGCAGTTCGTTATAAACCCCCTCCGGCAGAGTATCGTTCAACTCCAGACAACGCATAAGCTTGCGGGTGGCGGCCTGTTTTTTGCCCTCTTCCAGTAAAAAAACCGCCTGGTTGTTGAGTACTTCCGCCCGCATCTCAAGGGTTGGCGCTTCGTGGTAGGGGCAGGACATCTTGAAAAGTTGGCGGTAGGCTCGGTTCAGGTCATGCCGCAAGTCGGCAAAACCCGGGTAGCCCTGGCCGCTGTTGCTCGCCTGGCTGCGCTGCAGGGCCTGGCGCAGGGGAGGCGGCAGGCTGGCCGTTGAGCCTTTCGCCTGGCAGCCGGCGGCGGCAAACATCTGTTGCAGGCAACGGCCAAAGGCCTGCAGCTCGGCAGCGGGCGAGGGATCGGCGGAACCGGTGGCGAGCCCGAAGCCGGTGATTTTCAGCAACGACCCGGGGGTAATAAAAATATTTTCCGGCCTGATGTCGCCATGGGTCAGCCCCAGGGCGTGGCAGTGCTCCATGCCGTGGCAGAACTGGATGGCCAGGGAGAGGGCGATACGGGGGTTGTGGCAGCGCCGATCGGCCAACCAGGCCGCCAGGGTGTCGCCGGCCACCAACTCGCTGATCATCACCGGCAGGTTGTGCTGAAAACGCAGGTTATAAGAAACGGCAACATTGGGGTGCAACCCGGTCTTTACCCGCAGTTCAGCCCGGTGGAGGCATTGTTTCAGCCCGGCGGGGCTTTGCAGCAGCTCGGCAGGCGGTGTTTCCAGCAACAGCGGTATTTTCCAGCGCAGATGAAAACATTGCCAGGCGCGGCTGACGTTGTGGCCCGAGGGCAAACGCGCTTCAATCCGGTAGTTATCCAGTACCCGGTCTTCCTTTTGCCAGTCAGGCAGTTGGGGAGGGGTAAAGGGGGCCGGTTTGGCAGCCGGGCGGCCCACCTCATGGGCCTTCTTCGGGCGGCGACCGGTTTCCTGCTCAGCGGTGGGGGCCGCCGTTGCTGGCCGGTCTTTTGCCTGTTCGGGGGATGGGTCGCGTTTGCCAACCTTGTCGTTAATTTTTTGCAGCCAGCGGTTCAGCATCCCCAAGGGCCCTTACTTGTTGCCCAGGCGGGCGATGGTGGCCAGTTGTTCTTTGGCCCGGCGCTGATAGTTGCCATCTTCTTCGTCGTGGCGGACGGCCTCGCCAAGGTGGTGCCGGGCCATACGGGCCTCGCCCAGATACCAGTGGTAAAGGCCCAGGTGATAGTGGCCGGCGGCCCGGTCTCCCAGTTCGGTACGTACCTGGCCGTAGCGGAAATGCAGCCGGGCATGATCGGGGGTTTTGGTCAGCAGTTGCTCGTAAATGGGCTTGGCCTCGGCGGACCGGTCTAGTTGTTGCAGGGTTCTGGCCAGGTGAAACAGGATATAGGGGTCGTTGGGATCCCGTTTGCGGGCCTCGATCAACTGCTCCAAAGCTTCTTCGCCATGGCCGGCTTCAAACAGGATAATGGCCAGATCCGCCAACAAAATGGGGCGATCCGGGAAACGGGCGATAACTTTGCGGATTTCCTCCAGGGCTTTTTTGTGTTGCCGGTCGGCCAGATAAACCTGGGACAGCCCGTAGCGGGCCATGAAGTTGACCGGGTCTTCCTCGCCCTGGCGCATCCGGTGCCGCAGGGCCGGCAGCAGGTCCTGGGGAGAGCGGGTCAGGGAGAAAATCCGTTGCCTCACCCGGTGGAATTCAAACTCGAAATCCTCATCCCCCGGCCGGGGCTCAATCCGGGTGGGCAGGCGGTCGATATAAAGCCGATCTTCAATATAGGCGATGCGCCGTTCCGGTTCCGGGTGGGTCAGCAGGTATGCCGGCAGTTGGGCCCGGCGAAAACGGCTGATATTGCGCATGGTGCGCAGCATGCCCAGCATTTCCGCCGGATCCCGGCCCATTTCCCGCATCCAGCGCAGGGCCAGCAGGTCGGCCTCTTCCTCGTCCTGGCGACTGAACTGCAGACTCATGGTGGCGCTACCGGCCAGGGAGCCGGCTACCACCGCTTCGGCCATCGCACCACCGCCCAGAATCAGCCCGGCCAGGGCCAGGGCGGTGGCGCCCAGGTTG
This window encodes:
- a CDS encoding beta-barrel assembly-enhancing protease; amino-acid sequence: MIFSTKIPQRCLVWLTVVLMLAVSLAQPTPAVALSIQEEKELGERLLTLVRKEFKFLDDPDITTYIRRLGQEVLDVAGPQPFDYHFFVVDNREFNAFAAPGGIIVIHSGLIEAAESEGQLVSVLAHEVGHAVSRHYADRLDKTQRVNLGATALALAGLILGGGAMAEAVVAGSLAGSATMSLQFSRQDEEEADLLALRWMREMGRDPAEMLGMLRTMRNISRFRRAQLPAYLLTHPEPERRIAYIEDRLYIDRLPTRIEPRPGDEDFEFEFHRVRQRIFSLTRSPQDLLPALRHRMRQGEEDPVNFMARYGLSQVYLADRQHKKALEEIRKVIARFPDRPILLADLAIILFEAGHGEEALEQLIEARKRDPNDPYILFHLARTLQQLDRSAEAKPIYEQLLTKTPDHARLHFRYGQVRTELGDRAAGHYHLGLYHWYLGEARMARHHLGEAVRHDEEDGNYQRRAKEQLATIARLGNK
- a CDS encoding WD40 repeat domain-containing serine/threonine-protein kinase: MLNRWLQKINDKVGKRDPSPEQAKDRPATAAPTAEQETGRRPKKAHEVGRPAAKPAPFTPPQLPDWQKEDRVLDNYRIEARLPSGHNVSRAWQCFHLRWKIPLLLETPPAELLQSPAGLKQCLHRAELRVKTGLHPNVAVSYNLRFQHNLPVMISELVAGDTLAAWLADRRCHNPRIALSLAIQFCHGMEHCHALGLTHGDIRPENIFITPGSLLKITGFGLATGSADPSPAAELQAFGRCLQQMFAAAGCQAKGSTASLPPPLRQALQRSQASNSGQGYPGFADLRHDLNRAYRQLFKMSCPYHEAPTLEMRAEVLNNQAVFLLEEGKKQAATRKLMRCLELNDTLPEGVYNELLLRWRLEGSSPARILRRIEANRQYGRPPGGQDLLQELEKAAKLNITGLKSDFGQDHEDGPEFCLVPPPVSLAVYRRGAQRRQVESKIHDHLVNRRYQACFEALLATWRLEGFRKDRFFNRVYEELLLIREKLLPLHGQRFLTLTGHQAPVVALSCIPNSRRIASVGQDGRLLIYNLTGGASPEVVQNNELPISTLVVSPGGKHLAVGTREGGVHLVSPRSGTVLGQEQSHRAPVTALTFSRDGKLLTSGGADGSIIVRRLATGREDGVSLAESGAISALCYPDQGLELISGSEDGLLRHWQSRMRECTATVQAHAGSVYDLAATVAGEHFISTGGDRRVKIWPRRGDEAQHSIKPHHDRIRAVLGLADGRCLASAGDDDLINIISLEGGEKLFCLDGRGGGIRSLAPGPRPHTLLAGRNDGNINVWQLIYQLDFDII